Genomic window (Staphylococcus debuckii):
TAATCGAAAAGACCGCACAATATATGATTGAAAATAAGAAATTTCATCTAATCGGCAGTGATGCACATAATTGCAATAACCGTGTATTCTGCATAGATCAATGTTATGAGAGAATTAACGATGAAGCGTTTCAAAATTATATCAAAACCAATACTGAAAAAGTATGGGAAGGTAATAAAAAGATAGATAATATGCAGTATTTTTAAATTAAGATTTTACTAACCTCTGGTACCTTTCTCATGTATAATGTTTAATTAAGAGGTGATAAGAATGATCGTTCTTAAAACGCTGATTATTTTGTTTTCAGTCTTTAATTTTTTACAAGCCATATTATTATTAACAAAAAATGTGATGATGCCGAAGAGTACATTAGTTTTATTAATTATCGGAAGTATCTTATTAGATATCGGCGCTATTATTTATCCATTTACAGCTGCTGTTACATTATTAGTGCTTGGCTTGGCTGCCATTCAAATTGGTATAATTCTTTATCAAAAATTATTCAGACATAAAATTTACTATTTAGAACAAAGTGTCAGATTCGTAATTAATATTTTAATTATCGTAGCATATATTGTTTTAAGATAATTCATGTAGATGATCTGAATTTACATTCAATTTTAAAACGCACTTGCTGAACAACTATCAAGTTGTCTCAAACAAGTGCGTTTCTTGCGTTTAATTATTCTTTTTATTTACTCAATAAATTAGTATTAACGGCGTCGAATCCTTTGTCAGAAATTCGAATGTTGGTTACTTTTTCGCCATCCCAATTGCCTTCAATATAACCTTTTTCCCACAAAACTTTACTGTTTTCCAAGAATTCATCTAAATCCTTATCACAGAAATAATCTTCTTGGAGTGAGTATTGATCTTTAAAGTCATTTGCTTCTTCAGGCGTCGAGCCGTGGTTAATCTTTTCAGTATAATATTTATATAAAACTGCAACCACAAATGCCTGGTCTCTATTGATATCATCCAAGAATCTTCACCACCTTAAATCTATACCCGTATAAATTGAAACTTTATACAATATCTATGTTATACCCGTTTTAAGCAATTTTGAACCACTGTCACAAGCTTGTAAGAATTGTAGATTTACTAAGGGCTATCGCTTTTCTCTCTTATTTACGCTATAATATAAGGATGAATTTTTTAAGGAGACGATAAAATGGCAGTGAAACAATTAGTACCGGCAAATAGTTCGAAGTTGCGCGAACGTGCAGATGAAGTAAAAAAGTTTGATAATAATTTAAAACAGTTATTATTAGATATAGAGGATACTTTGTACGAAACTGAAGCTTCTGCATTAAGTGCCCCGCAAATCGGTGTTTCACTGCAAGTCGCTATCATTGATATGGAAGCGGAAGGCTTGTTGCAGTTGATTAATCCGACGATTGTGCGACAATCTGATGAAACAGTGACAGACTTAGAGGGCAGTGTTTCATTTCCGGATGTGTTCGGGACGGTAGAACGCAATCAGATGATAGTTGTTCAAAGTTACGATTTACACGGAAATAAGGTAGAATTAACTGCATACGATGATGTTGCACGTATGCTTCTGCATATTGTTGATCAATTGAACGGCATTCCTTTTACGGAAAAAATAGAAAAGCAATTAACTGAAGAAGAATTGGAGGCGTATTTAGAAGATGAGTAGAGTAATATTTATGGGAACACCTGATTTCTCAACTAAAGTATTAGAGATGTTGATAGCTGAAGAAGACGTGATTGCAGTGGTGACACAGCCTGATCGCCCAGTTGGACGTAAACATGTGATGACACCTCCACCGGTGAAAAAGGTCGCATTAGAAAACGGTATTGAAGTGTATCAACCAGAGAAAATTGCTCAATCAGACGACCTTCAAACGTTAATTGATATGAAACCAGATTTAATTGTAACTGCTGCGTTCGGCCAAATTTTACCAGAGTCATTATTAGATGCACCGAAATTAGGCGCGATTAATGTGCATGCTTCTTTACTGCCGAAATATCGTGGCGGTGCACCGATTCATCAAGCTATTATCGATGGAGAAAAGGAAACAGGCGTTACCATCATGTATATGGCGCCTAAATTAGATGCAGGTGATATTATTTCACAACAAGCTATTGCGATTGAGTCTTCTGATAATGTGGAATCCATGCATGATAAATTAAGTTTCTTAGGTGCAGACTTATTGAAAAAAACATTGCCTGAAATCATCAATGGAACGAATGAGCGTATCGATCAAGATGACGCTAAAGCGACATTTGCTTCTAATATTAGCCGTGAAGATGAACGTATTGATTGGACGCAATCAGCAGAGCAAATTTATAATCATATCCGCGGTTTGTCTCCGTGGCCGGTAGCTTATACGAAACTAGAAGATAAGAATATGAAACTTTTTGCAGCGCGTATTGAAGAAGGTAAAAATGGCAATCCTGGCGAAATTCTAGAAACGACTAAAAAAGCTATGATTGTCGGTACAGGTTCTGAGGATGCGATTGCTTTGACTGAAATTCAGCTTTCAGGTAAGAAACGTATGCCGACTGCTAATTTCTTGAGCGGCTATCAAGAGGACTTAGTCGGGAAGGAATTAAAATAATGCAGAATGTGAGAACCTTAGCGTTTGAAACCTTAGAAGCAATTTTTCAAGATAAAGCTTATAGCAACTTAAAGTTGAATGAAGTATTGAAAGCGAATGATTTAAGCAGAGCGGATAAGAATTTGCTTACAGAGTTAGTGTATGGAACAATCAAGAGAAAATTAACGCTTGAATATTATTTGAAACCCTTTGTACAAACGAGAATTAAAGGATGGATGCGTTATTTACTGTGGATGAGCATTTATCAATATCAATATTTGGACAAAGTTCCGGATCACGCCATTATTAATGAAGCCGTTGAGATTGCTAAGACACGTGGCGGTTTGCATAACAGTAAAGTAGTCAATGGTATCTTGCGCAATATGATGCGTTCTGAATTGCCTAATCCTGCTGATATCAAAGATGACAAACAACGTCTTTCTATTATGTATAGTGTGCCGAAATGGATTGTGAAGCAATGGATGACGCATCATGGTTTAGAAACAACCGAGCGTATTGCGGCTGCAATGCTTGAACGTCCTGGACAAACAGTGCGCGTTAATCTTACACGTAAATCAGTAGCACAAGCGACACAACAATTAGAAGACGAGGGTTATACGGTCGCTCAAGATGCAGATATTGATTACTGTCTGCATATTTCAGGGCGACCTGTAGTCGAAAGCCGTGCGTTTAAAGATGGTATTGTATCGATTCAAGATAAAAGTTCAATGTTTGTGGCGCAAATCTTAGCACCGGCTGAGGGTGAAAGTATCTTAGATGCTTGTAGTGCTCCGGGCGGTAAAGCTTGTCAAACAGCGGAATTGCTGGATGGAAGCGGACATGTAGATGCTACAGACATTCACGAACACAAGATAGACTTGATTGACCATAACATTCGTAAATTACGCTTGAAAAATATAACAGCCTTCCAACACGATGCTACAAAACCTTATCAAAAAGTATATGATAAAATTTTAGTGGATGCACCGTGCAGCGGTTTAGGTGTGTTACGCCATAAACCAGAAATCAAATACGCACAAACACCTAACACTGTAGATGATTTAGTCACTTTACAATTAGAAATCATGAATAATGTTAAAGATTTTGTAAAGCCGGGTGGCACTATCGTCTACTCAACATGTACAATAGAACAGATGGAGAACGAAAATGTGATTTATACATTTTTAAAACAAAACAAAGACTTTGAATTTGAACCATTCTCACATCCAAGAACAGGAGAGGAAGTAAAAACTTTACAAATCTTGCCGCAAGACTTTAACTCAGATGGTTTCTTTATTACAAAGATTAGAAGAAAGGAAAATAAGTAATGATAACTACTCAAAAGAAGAAAAAGAATCGTTTTCTTCCAGATTTTGATAAACAATCAATCTATTCATTGCGTTACGAAGAAATGCAAGATTGGTTAGTAGAACACGGCCAACAGAAATTCAGAGCAAAGCAAATATTCCAATGGCTTTATGAAAAACGTGTCTACAGTATTGATGAAATGACCAACTTATCTAAAGACTTGCGCGAGGTATTAAAAGATAACTTTACAATGACCACTTTGGAGACCGTTGTAAAACAAGAAAGTAGAGACGGTACCATTAAATTCTTATTTGAATTACAAGATGGCTATACGATTGAAACAGTATTGATGCGTCATGAGTATGGAAATTCAGTATGTGTGACCACACAAGTAGGTTGCCGTATCGGTTGTACCTTCTGTGCGTCTACACTTGGCGGCTTGAAACGTAATTTAGAAGCAGGCGAAATTGTTTCTCAAGTCTTAACAGTACAAAAAGCCCTTGATGAGACAGACGAACGTGTCTCTCAAATCGTAATTATGGGAATTGGGGAACCTTTCGAAAACTATGATGAAATGATGGACTTCTTGAAAATCGTTAATCATGATAACGGCTTGAATATCGGTGCACGCCATATAACAGTCTCAACTTCTGGCATTATTCCGCGTATTTATGACTTTGCGGATGAAGATATCCAAATTAATTTCGCAGTGAGTCTGCATGCGGCTAACGATGAAATCCGTTCTAAATTAATGCCGATCAACCGTGCTTATTCTATTGAGAAATTGATGGAAGCGATTCAATATTATCAAGAAAAAACGAATCGCCGTATTACCTTTGAATATGGTTTGTTCGGCGGTGTAAACGATCAATTAACGCATGCACGTGAACTTGCACATTTAATTCAAAATTTGAATTGTCATGTCAACTTAATCCCAGTAAACCATGTTGCAGAACGTAATTATGTGAAAACACCGAAAGAAGATATTTTCAAATTTGAAAAAGAACTCAAACGACTTGGTATTAATGCAACAATCAGACGTGAGCAAGGCTCAGACATTGATGCAGCTTGTGGACAATTGAGAGCGAAGGAACGTCAAGTAGAAACGAGGTAGAATCCTATGCTAAACGCACAATTTTTTACAGACACAGGACATCATAGGGAAAAGAATGAAGATGCAGGCGGCGTATTTTACAACCAAACCGAACAGCA
Coding sequences:
- a CDS encoding peptide deformylase, with translation MAVKQLVPANSSKLRERADEVKKFDNNLKQLLLDIEDTLYETEASALSAPQIGVSLQVAIIDMEAEGLLQLINPTIVRQSDETVTDLEGSVSFPDVFGTVERNQMIVVQSYDLHGNKVELTAYDDVARMLLHIVDQLNGIPFTEKIEKQLTEEELEAYLEDE
- the fmt gene encoding methionyl-tRNA formyltransferase, translating into MSRVIFMGTPDFSTKVLEMLIAEEDVIAVVTQPDRPVGRKHVMTPPPVKKVALENGIEVYQPEKIAQSDDLQTLIDMKPDLIVTAAFGQILPESLLDAPKLGAINVHASLLPKYRGGAPIHQAIIDGEKETGVTIMYMAPKLDAGDIISQQAIAIESSDNVESMHDKLSFLGADLLKKTLPEIINGTNERIDQDDAKATFASNISREDERIDWTQSAEQIYNHIRGLSPWPVAYTKLEDKNMKLFAARIEEGKNGNPGEILETTKKAMIVGTGSEDAIALTEIQLSGKKRMPTANFLSGYQEDLVGKELK
- the rsmB gene encoding 16S rRNA (cytosine(967)-C(5))-methyltransferase RsmB, producing MMQNVRTLAFETLEAIFQDKAYSNLKLNEVLKANDLSRADKNLLTELVYGTIKRKLTLEYYLKPFVQTRIKGWMRYLLWMSIYQYQYLDKVPDHAIINEAVEIAKTRGGLHNSKVVNGILRNMMRSELPNPADIKDDKQRLSIMYSVPKWIVKQWMTHHGLETTERIAAAMLERPGQTVRVNLTRKSVAQATQQLEDEGYTVAQDADIDYCLHISGRPVVESRAFKDGIVSIQDKSSMFVAQILAPAEGESILDACSAPGGKACQTAELLDGSGHVDATDIHEHKIDLIDHNIRKLRLKNITAFQHDATKPYQKVYDKILVDAPCSGLGVLRHKPEIKYAQTPNTVDDLVTLQLEIMNNVKDFVKPGGTIVYSTCTIEQMENENVIYTFLKQNKDFEFEPFSHPRTGEEVKTLQILPQDFNSDGFFITKIRRKENK
- the rlmN gene encoding 23S rRNA (adenine(2503)-C(2))-methyltransferase RlmN, with translation MITTQKKKKNRFLPDFDKQSIYSLRYEEMQDWLVEHGQQKFRAKQIFQWLYEKRVYSIDEMTNLSKDLREVLKDNFTMTTLETVVKQESRDGTIKFLFELQDGYTIETVLMRHEYGNSVCVTTQVGCRIGCTFCASTLGGLKRNLEAGEIVSQVLTVQKALDETDERVSQIVIMGIGEPFENYDEMMDFLKIVNHDNGLNIGARHITVSTSGIIPRIYDFADEDIQINFAVSLHAANDEIRSKLMPINRAYSIEKLMEAIQYYQEKTNRRITFEYGLFGGVNDQLTHARELAHLIQNLNCHVNLIPVNHVAERNYVKTPKEDIFKFEKELKRLGINATIRREQGSDIDAACGQLRAKERQVETR